One window of the Thamnophis elegans isolate rThaEle1 chromosome 6, rThaEle1.pri, whole genome shotgun sequence genome contains the following:
- the MTMR2 gene encoding myotubularin-related protein 2 yields the protein MEEPPLLPGETIKDMAKDVTHICPFTGGIRGTLTVTNYRLYFKSMERNPPFVLDGPLGVINRVEKIGGASSRGENSYGLEIVCKDIRNLRFAHRPEGRTRRAIFENLTKYAFPMSNHLPLFAFEYKEVFPENGWNVYDPILEYRRQGIPNESWRMTSLNEQYELCDTYPALLVVPANIPDEELKKVAAFRSRGRIPVLSWIHPESQATITRCSQPMVGVSGKRSKEDEKYLQAIMDSNAQSHKILIFDARPSVNAVANKAKGGGYESEDAYQNAELVFLDIHNIHVMRESLRKLKEIIYPNIEETHWLSNLESTHWLEHIKLILAGALRIADKVESGKTSVIVHCSDGWDRTAQLTSLAMLMLDGYYRTIRGFQVLIEKEWLSFGHRFQLRVGHGDKNHADADRSPVFLQFVDCVWQMTRQFPTAFEFNEFLLITILDHLYSCLFGTFLCNSEQQRVKEGLSEKTVSLWSYINSQLEDFSNPLYASYTNHVLYPVASMRHLELWVGYYIRWNPRMKPQEPVHNRYKELLAKRAELQKKVEELQREITNRSTSSSERAGSPAQCVTPVQTIV from the exons CAAAAGATGTTACTCATATCTGCCCGTTTACCGGAGGTATTCGAGGAACTTTGACAGTTACAAATTACAGACTGTATTTTAAAAGCATGGAAAGG aaccCTCCCTTTGTTCTAGATGGTCCTCTTGGAGTGATTAACAGAGTAGAGAAAATTGGAGGAGCTTCCAGTCGTGGTGAAAATTCATATGGCCTAGAAATTGTGTGCAAG GATATCCGGAATCTTCGGTTCGCTCATAGGCCTGAAGGTCGCACGAGAAGAGCCATATTTGAGAACTTGACAAAGTATGCATTTCCAATGTCCAATCACTTG cCTCTGTTCGCATTTGAGTATAAAGAAGTTTTCCCCGAAAATGGCTGGAACGTTTATGATCCGATTTTGGAGTACAGAAGACAG GGCATTCCTAATGAAAGTTGGAGAATGACTAGCCTCAATGAACAATACGAGCTTTGTGATACCTACCCTGCCCTTCTGGTAGTTCCAGCCAATATTCCAGATGAGGAGTTGAAGAAAGTGGCTGCGTTCCGGTCAAGGGGCCGTATACCT GTTCTATCATGGATTCATCCAGAGAGCCAAGCCACCATCACTCGCTGCAGCCAGCCAATGGTTGGCGTCAGTGGCAAGAGGAGCAAAGAAGATGAAAAGTATCTTCAGGCAATCATGGATTCCAATGCCCAGTCCCACAAAATACTCATCTTTGATGCCAGGCCAAGTGTCAACGCAGTCGCCAACAAG GCTAAAGGAGGAGGCTATGAAAGCGAGGATGCTTATCAGAATGCGGAATTGGTTTTCCTGGACATCCACAATATCCACGTCATGAGAGAATCACTGAGGAAACTGAAAGAGATTATATATCCTAACATAGAAGAGACACACTGGCTGTCAAATTTGGAATCCACTCATTGGCTGGAGCACATCAAG CTGATTCTCGCTGGAGCTCTTCGGATTGCTGACAAAGTGGAATCAGGGAAGACCTCAGTAATTGTACATTGCAGTGATGGTTGGGATCGTACTGCTCAGCTCACCTCTCTGGCCATGCTCATGTTAGACGGCTATTACAGGACAATACGAGGCTTCCAAGTACTGATAGAGAAAGAATGGCTAAGTTTCGGGCACAGATTCCAGCTG agagttggccatggagacaAAAATCACGCGGATGCTGACCGATCTCCTGTTTTCCTACAATTTGTGGACTGTGTCTGGCAGATGACGAGACAG TTTCCGACAGCTTTTGAATTCAACGAGTTCTTGCTCATCACTATCCTTGACCATCTCTACAGCTGCCTCTTTGGGACCTTCCTGTGTAACAGTGAACAGCAGAGAGTGAAAGAG GGCCTTTCGGAAAAGACCGTATCACTGTGGTCCTACATCAACAGTCAGCTGGAAGACTTCAGCAACCCTCTGTATGCCAGCTACACCAATCATGTGTTGTATCCGGTGGCCAGCATGCGTCACTTAGAGCTTTGGGTAGGATATTACATCCGGTGGAATCCTCGAATGAAACCACAG gAACCCGTCCACAATCGCTACAAAGAACTCCTGGCCAAACGAGCGGAACTCCAGAAAAAAGTGGAAGAGCTCCAGCGAGAAATCACCAACCGCTCCACTTCCTCCTCGGAGAGGGCCGGTTCCCCTGCGCAGTGTGTTACTCCGGTCCAGACGATTGTATGA